From a single Paraburkholderia sp. D15 genomic region:
- a CDS encoding cysteine hydrolase family protein — MTTPRRALIVIDVQNEYVTGDLPIEYPDVQTSLANIGRAIDAARAADVPVVVVQHLSTPTSPLFARGSAGAELHSVVASRPHDHLVEKSQASSFAGTDLADWLAARNIDTLTVTGYMTHNCDASTTNHAYHMGLAVEFLHDATGSVPYENSAGFASAKDIHHAFSVVLQSNFAAVASTDEWLAALKNGTALQKDNIYASNQKARARRGAA; from the coding sequence ATGACCACCCCCCGCCGTGCATTGATCGTCATCGACGTGCAGAACGAATACGTGACCGGCGACCTGCCGATCGAATATCCGGATGTGCAGACCTCGCTCGCGAACATCGGCCGCGCGATCGATGCCGCGCGCGCCGCCGATGTGCCGGTCGTCGTCGTGCAGCATCTGTCGACGCCGACCTCGCCATTGTTCGCACGCGGTAGCGCGGGCGCCGAGCTGCATTCGGTGGTGGCGTCGCGGCCGCACGATCACCTTGTCGAAAAATCGCAGGCGAGTTCGTTCGCCGGTACCGATCTCGCCGACTGGCTGGCCGCGCGCAACATCGACACGCTGACGGTGACCGGCTACATGACCCACAACTGCGACGCATCGACGACCAATCACGCGTACCACATGGGCCTCGCGGTCGAGTTTCTGCACGATGCGACCGGCTCGGTCCCGTACGAAAACAGCGCGGGTTTCGCCAGCGCGAAGGACATTCACCATGCGTTCAGCGTGGTGCTGCAATCGAATTTCGCGGCGGTGGCGAGTACCGACGAGTGGCTCGCGGCGCTGAAGAACGGTACGGCGCTGCAGAAGGACAACATCTACGCGTCGAACCAGAAGGCACGCGCGCGCCGCGGCGCTGCGTAA
- a CDS encoding TetR family transcriptional regulator: MVRRTKEEALETRTSILDAAERVFFEKGVSRTSLADIAHAAGVTRGAIYWHFAHKSDLFTEMFDRVLLPLDELKAASLDPNEPDPLGHLMEICVVCLRDTANDPHRRRVFDILFLKCELVEEMGPVMLRYQTNMREGLMKIEGGLRNAISKRQLPAELDTRLAAAMVHAFVSGSLRDMLFLPDATDFGAYAQRMVEGMFDALRMSPAMLKGAADAGG; the protein is encoded by the coding sequence ATGGTCAGAAGAACCAAAGAAGAAGCGCTGGAGACCCGCACCAGCATTCTCGACGCGGCCGAGCGCGTCTTCTTCGAGAAAGGCGTATCGCGCACCTCGCTGGCGGACATCGCCCATGCGGCGGGCGTCACGCGTGGCGCGATCTACTGGCACTTCGCGCACAAGAGCGATCTGTTTACCGAAATGTTCGACCGCGTGCTGCTGCCGCTGGACGAACTCAAGGCCGCGTCGCTGGATCCGAACGAGCCCGATCCGCTCGGGCATCTGATGGAAATCTGCGTGGTCTGCCTGCGCGACACGGCGAACGATCCGCATCGCCGCCGGGTGTTCGACATTCTTTTTCTGAAATGCGAGCTGGTCGAGGAAATGGGGCCGGTCATGCTGCGCTATCAGACCAACATGCGCGAAGGGTTGATGAAGATCGAAGGCGGTCTGCGCAACGCGATCTCCAAGCGGCAATTGCCGGCGGAACTCGATACCCGGCTGGCGGCGGCGATGGTGCATGCATTCGTCAGCGGCTCGTTGCGCGACATGCTGTTCCTGCCCGACGCGACGGACTTCGGCGCTTACGCGCAACGGATGGTGGAAGGCATGTTCGACGCGCTGCGGATGAGTCCGGCGATGTTGAAGGGCGCGGCTGACGCGGGCGGCTGA
- a CDS encoding efflux RND transporter periplasmic adaptor subunit codes for MRVERVPFRLISAATAAVLLAACGPKQSAPPQQTPEVGIVTVQPTAVPVVTELPGRTSAFLVAQVRARVDGIVLRREFTEGGEVKAGQRLYKIDPAPYIATLNNAKATLAKAQANLVSTTAQANRYKVLVAANAVSKQDYDNAVAAEGQAAADVAAGKAAVDTAQINLGYTDVTSPVTGQIGVSQVTPGAYVQASAATLLATVQQLDPVYVDLTQSSLDGLKLRREVQEGRLKTTGPDAAKVSLILEDGRTYSEKGKLQFTDVTVDQSTGSVTVRALFKNADKVLLPGMFVRARIEEGVNDNALVVPQVGITHDQKGQPTALVVGDDNKVVLRQLVTSGTYGSNWVVESGLKAGDRVIVQGTDKARPGMQVKTVAAQLPATPASGAAAQGAPAASGAAQTAQPASAASGA; via the coding sequence ATGCGCGTCGAACGGGTTCCATTCCGCTTAATCAGTGCCGCGACGGCTGCCGTATTGCTGGCAGCATGCGGACCAAAACAATCTGCCCCGCCGCAACAAACGCCCGAAGTGGGCATCGTCACCGTTCAGCCGACGGCCGTGCCCGTCGTCACCGAATTGCCCGGCCGCACCAGCGCCTTCCTCGTCGCGCAGGTGCGCGCGCGCGTCGACGGCATCGTGCTGCGGCGTGAATTCACCGAAGGCGGCGAAGTGAAGGCCGGTCAGCGTCTGTACAAGATCGACCCGGCGCCGTACATCGCCACGCTGAACAACGCCAAGGCCACGCTCGCCAAGGCGCAGGCGAACCTCGTGTCGACCACCGCGCAGGCGAACCGCTACAAGGTGCTGGTGGCCGCGAACGCGGTCAGCAAGCAGGACTACGACAACGCGGTCGCCGCGGAAGGCCAGGCGGCGGCGGACGTCGCCGCGGGCAAGGCGGCCGTCGACACCGCGCAGATCAACCTCGGCTACACCGACGTGACCTCGCCGGTGACGGGTCAGATCGGCGTGTCGCAAGTCACGCCGGGTGCGTACGTGCAGGCGAGCGCGGCAACGCTGCTGGCGACCGTGCAGCAACTGGATCCGGTCTATGTGGACCTGACGCAATCGAGCCTCGACGGTCTGAAGCTGCGCCGCGAAGTGCAGGAAGGCCGTCTGAAGACGACCGGCCCGGACGCCGCCAAGGTTTCGCTGATCCTCGAGGACGGCCGGACCTATTCGGAGAAGGGCAAGCTGCAGTTCACCGACGTGACGGTCGACCAGAGCACCGGTTCGGTCACGGTGCGCGCGCTCTTCAAGAACGCCGACAAGGTGCTGCTGCCGGGCATGTTCGTGCGCGCGCGGATCGAAGAGGGCGTCAACGACAACGCGCTGGTGGTGCCGCAGGTCGGCATCACGCACGACCAGAAGGGTCAACCGACCGCGCTGGTGGTCGGCGACGACAACAAGGTCGTGCTGCGTCAGCTCGTCACCTCGGGCACGTACGGTTCGAACTGGGTGGTCGAGAGCGGCCTGAAGGCCGGCGATCGGGTGATCGTGCAGGGCACGGACAAGGCTCGCCCGGGCATGCAGGTCAAGACGGTTGCCGCGCAACTTCCCGCCACACCCGCCTCCGGCGCCGCCGCTCAGGGCGCGCCGGCCGCCAGCGGTGCTGCGCAGACGGCGCAACCCGCCTCTGCCGCATCGGGCGCGTAA